In Opitutaceae bacterium, the sequence CCATGGTGTTCTATTGGTTAAAGGGTCCACGTTATGGAACGGGGGGAACGGGTGGCAAGGATTAAAGAGTAGAGAGTAGCCAGTAGCCGGGAGCCAGTAGCCGGGACTAAGGGCGGGGAGTGGTCCTTGGTCGACCCTCTCTGCACTCCGGAAGCAAGATGTGGTGAGTGATGAGCGCCAACACGAGTTTGGATCACGTCAACTCAAGGCGAATTCTGAAGGATGAGCGGCTCGTCTCCGGCGCTCACCCCTCACCACACCCGACCCCCCGCTCGTTGTGCACAGAGTTCATAAGCCACTCACCACACCTTTTCTTCTCCCTGGCTACTGGCTACTGGCTACCGGCTATTGGCAACCGGCTCCTCACTCCTGCCTCACCCCATGCAAAAACTGAAACTTCTGCCCCATGTTCGACGGGTGGAGGAGTTGCATGAGGGCGAGCTTTCGGGTGCTCACGCGGGTCGCTTCCGCCTCCATGATCCGGGCGAGCGCCGCTCCGGCATGGCGGATAAAGAATGCTTCTTGGGACTCCACGGCCACGGCAGTGAAGCCTTCGGCGCGGAGCCCCTCCTCAAGCCAGTCCCAGCAAACATGGCAGGTGAGGTCTTGTTCGCCCGGGTGTGCCAGGAGGTCGTTGCTTTGGCGGTGCTGGTAGTAAGCCCGGACGGTTCCCTGCGGCGTGTGTCCCGCCAACTCAGCCCAGGACTTTCCGTAATCCGCAGCGAGGAACAAACCCTGCCAGGGTTGGCGGGCCAAACGATCGAGCAGGGAGCTAGACGCAAGCGGCAAGTCGAGGCAGTAACCGTCGGGTGCGAGCGTGGGGAGTTGAGGCGGGAGGTCGGTTGAGGGCAGAATGAAGTCAGACAGCCCGGTCTCGCCCACCCGTACGCCGAGTTCAACACAGCGGCCGTTGTCCCAGCGGAAACGGCGGCACGGCTGGGCGTCGAACAACTCGTTCGAAAAAACAACGCAAAGCCCCTCCAAATTCAGGTCCGAACCAAGCGGAAGCGTGCGGCGTGTGCGAAAGGGGCTATCGACACCAGCCAGGACTCCCTCTCCGGGCGTGCCGTCAGGATTGGGCTCCGTTCCCAGTTCCACAAACGTCGCTTCTCGCACCCGCTCTTCGCCAAGCAGGGACACGCAGGCTGCGACAATCAATTCGCCGAAGACCGGCCCCAGCGAAGTGGCGGTGAAGAAATCGGTTCCCTTGCCGCGTCCAACCCGGCGTCGCGAGCACGTGTAGTAGCCGTGCCCGGGATCGTATAGGACACATTCCATGAACTCATCAAACCGCAGCCAGCCCCTGGGAGCGGCGCGGCGGACAAGCACGGAATGGAGTAGCGATGACATTGCCGCACGTTGTCGCAGGGGGGAGCGGGAGGGAAGGTTGTTCTTGGTTTAGCACGAACGGATTGCCATGTCCGCGGGTGTTGCTTCGATGGTCGTTTTCATGCTTCGACGTGCGTTGCCAATCTTCCTCGGTGTTTTCCTCGGTACCGGCCTGGCGTTGATGGCGGTGCGACTCGCTGAGAATCCAGGGGCCTGGCCGAAATCGGAGCAAAGCGAGGCGGTTGCCGAATTCCGGGAGGTTCTTCGCCTGGTCCATGAACAGCACGTGGAGGCGGGCAAGGTTGGGTATCGCGACCTGGCTCGCTCAGCCCTCGAAGGCATGGTCGAGAAACTGGATCCCCATTCGGAGTTTTTGGATGCCGGAGCTTTCGGCGATTTGCAGGATGACATCAGGAGCGAGTTCGGAGGCGTGGGTCTCCAGGTCGAAATGCGTGACGGCGGGGTGGTGGTGGTGGTGCCGCTTGCGGGCACACCCAGCGACCGGGCAGGGTTGAAGACAGGCGACCGTTTGGTGCGGATCGATGGCAAACCGATTGAGAAGCCGGATCTGGATGACGTGGTTTCCAAGCTTCGCGGAACGCCGTCGACCTCGGTTCGCCTGGGCTGGATTCGACCACCCGAGACCTCCGAGCGCGAGGTTACGCTGATTCGCGAGAAGATCCGAATGGAGAGCGTGGCCAAGGTTGAAGTGCTTTCCGGGAACGTTGGGTATGTGCGAATCACGCAATTTTCGGAGCGGACCGGCGAGGAGTTTGTGCGCGCGCTGAACACGCTGGCGGGACACGGGGTGTCTGGCCTGATCGTTGACTTGAGGAACAACCCGGGCGGGCTGCTCGACGCGGCTGTCGAGGTGGCTGAACCGTTCTTCCGCAAAGGCGACTTGATTGTGACCACAGAAGGCCGCCAGGCGCGGGATCGCGAGGAGCTCCGCGCCCAAAACGAGCAGGACCCGATCCGGGTGCCGCTCGTTGTGCTCATCAACCAATCAAGCGCGAGCGCTGCGGAGATCGTGGCCGGCGCTCTCCGCGACACCGGCCGGGCGGTGGTGGTTGGGGAGCGCAGTTATGGGAAGGGGAGCGTGCAGTCAATCATCGGGCTTCGCAATGGCGACGGCCTCAGGCTCACGACGGCGCGCTACCTGACTCCCTCCGGCAAGACGATCCACAAGCAAGGCGTGGAGCCCCACGTCGAGGTGGTGATGTCCGAGGACGAGGACGACAACATCCGGCTGCAGCATTCGCGCCCGGACATGGCGACCGATGAGCAGTTCAAGGCCCGTTTCGGCATGTCGCGACTACCAGACCGCCAATTGGCTGCCGCTCTCGATGTCGTGACAGGCTTGATCACGCTTGCGGAGCGGGACGAACAAAAGGCGATCCGATGATCTTTGCCTTGGAGACATCCTGTGATGAGACCGCAGCGGCCCTGTTCGACCCGACACTTGGCCTGAGGCGGGAGTGGGTGGTGAGCCAGATGGCGTTGCACGAGCGTTATGGCGGGGTGGTGCCCGACCTCGCCACGCG encodes:
- a CDS encoding S41 family peptidase: MSAGVASMVVFMLRRALPIFLGVFLGTGLALMAVRLAENPGAWPKSEQSEAVAEFREVLRLVHEQHVEAGKVGYRDLARSALEGMVEKLDPHSEFLDAGAFGDLQDDIRSEFGGVGLQVEMRDGGVVVVVPLAGTPSDRAGLKTGDRLVRIDGKPIEKPDLDDVVSKLRGTPSTSVRLGWIRPPETSEREVTLIREKIRMESVAKVEVLSGNVGYVRITQFSERTGEEFVRALNTLAGHGVSGLIVDLRNNPGGLLDAAVEVAEPFFRKGDLIVTTEGRQARDREELRAQNEQDPIRVPLVVLINQSSASAAEIVAGALRDTGRAVVVGERSYGKGSVQSIIGLRNGDGLRLTTARYLTPSGKTIHKQGVEPHVEVVMSEDEDDNIRLQHSRPDMATDEQFKARFGMSRLPDRQLAAALDVVTGLITLAERDEQKAIR
- a CDS encoding SAM-dependent methyltransferase; this translates as MSSLLHSVLVRRAAPRGWLRFDEFMECVLYDPGHGYYTCSRRRVGRGKGTDFFTATSLGPVFGELIVAACVSLLGEERVREATFVELGTEPNPDGTPGEGVLAGVDSPFRTRRTLPLGSDLNLEGLCVVFSNELFDAQPCRRFRWDNGRCVELGVRVGETGLSDFILPSTDLPPQLPTLAPDGYCLDLPLASSSLLDRLARQPWQGLFLAADYGKSWAELAGHTPQGTVRAYYQHRQSNDLLAHPGEQDLTCHVCWDWLEEGLRAEGFTAVAVESQEAFFIRHAGAALARIMEAEATRVSTRKLALMQLLHPSNMGQKFQFLHGVRQE